The window AATCTGTGTGACATGGACGCGCTGCTCGCCATCGGTCGCGAATTCGGCATCCCGGTGATCGAAGACGCGGCGGAAGCCATCGGCTCGCAATGGCGCGGCAAGGCTGCCGGCTCGCAGGGGGCTTTCGGCGCTTTTTCGTTTCATGGCACCAAGACCATGACCACCGGTGAAGGTGGCATGTTCGTCACCTCGGACAAAGCCTTGTATGAGCGGGTCCTGACCCTGTCCAACCATGGTCGTGTGGCCGGTTGCACCAAGCAGTTCTGGCCGGAGTTTGTTGGCTTCAAATACAAGATGAGTAACCTGCAAGCGGCTGTCGGCTGTGCTCAGGTCGAGCGCATCGACGAGTTGATCGAGCGCAAACGGGCGATTTTTGCCAACTACGCGCGAGCGCTCGAAGGTGTGCCGGGGGTGTCGCTCAATCCCGAGCCAGCCCATGGCCGCAATGGCTACTGGATGCCGACCGTGGTGTTCGATGCCGACACCGGCATCCACCGCGAGCAAATGATCGCTGCCTTCCAGGCCGCCGACATCGACGCCCGGGTGTTTTTCTGGCCGCTGTCGTCGCTGCCGATGTTCAGCGAATACGTGGTCGATACGCCGCTGGCGTTCGCACTCCCTGAGCGCGCCTTCAACCTGCCGAGCTATCACGACATGACCGACGCCGATCAGCAGCGGGTGGTGCAAGTGGTGCTCGATCTGCTGGCGCGCAGGCACGCATTGTGAAGATGTATCTGCTGGGGGCGGCCAACCCGGAAGCGGTGCGCATGCTGCACGCCGTCAAGCGCAGCACGCCGAACATCGAATTCGCTTTTCTGGACAACGATCCGCGCAAGCACGGCACGCTGTTTCACGGGGTGCCGGTGCTCGGCGGGTCCGAACTCGTCGGCGAGCTTAATGGCGAGGACGTGCGCTTCGTCAATCTGATCACCGGCAGTACCCGGTTACGCTACGAAACCACCTGCCAGTTGGTCGACGCCGGTGCGCGACTCGGCCAGTTCGTTCATCCGGGTATCGACCTGAGCATGATCCGCATGGGGCAGGGCAGTTACCTGCAGGAAGGCGTGCTGATGCAGGCCGAAGTGACACTGGGCGACAACACCAGCATCAGCGCCGGCAGTGTCGTGGGGCATGAAGGGCAGATCGGCCACTCGGTGTTCATGGCGCCGGGCGTGTGTATCGCAGGTTGCGTGGAAATCGGTGACGGGACCTTTATCGGCACCAACGCCACGATCCTGCCGCGCTTGCGCATCGGGCGGTGGGTGACCATCGGTGCCGGTGCGGTCGTGACCAGGGATGTTCCGGATTTTTCGGTCGTGGTGGGCAATCCCGCCAGGATCATCAAGACCAACGCAGTGCCTTACCCGGACGCCAGAGTGTTCAGGTAAGCCGTTTCCCGAATTTTTGGAGAGTTGCAATGAATCCGCATGAACAGTTTCGCGAAGAAGTAAAAGCCAACATCGAAGGCCTGCAGCAAGACAAGGCCTTGCAGACCGAGTCCCTGGACTGGGTCGGCACCACGGCCAGACACAAGTACACCTACAACTTCAGCTGGATGGGCCGGCCGATCATTCAGTTCCCGCAGGACATGGTTGCGATGCAGGAAATCATCTGGAACCTGCGTCCGGACGTGATCGTCGAGACGGGCATCGCCCACGGCGGTTCGCTGGTGTTCTATGCCTCGATTCTGGAACTGATCGGGCATGGCGAAGTGTTGGGCATCGACATCGATATCCGCGAGCACAATCGCGAAGCGATCGAAGCGCACCCGATGTTCAAACGCATCAGCATGATCCAGGGTTCGAGCATCGACACCGCGATCGTCGATCAGGTGCGCGAGCGTGTGCAGGGCAAAAAAGTCCTGGTGGTGCTGGACTCCAACCACACCCACGAGCACGTCCTCGAAGAGCTGCGCCTGTATGCACCACTGGTTTCGGTGGGCAGTTATTGCGTGGTCATGGACACCGTGGTCGAAGACATGCCGGCCGATGCTTTCCCGGATCGTCCGTGGGGCAAGGGTGACAACCCGAAAACCGCAGTGTGGGCTTACCTGGAAGAAAACCGCGATTTCGAGATCGATCAGTCGATTCACAGCAAATTGCTGATCACAGTCGCGCCGGATGGTTATCTGCGTCGCGTGCGTTAATCGACAAACAACGATGAGTTTTCGGCGACTCGCCGCGTGTGGGGAATATATGCAAGGCAAGAACACTTCTGAAACCGGTCTGGCACTCAACGAACAGTTGACCATTGTGCTGATCTCTCACGAACGCCCGGCGTTTCTGCGTAGAGCCATTCGCTTCTACAGCAGCCTGCCGTGCAGGATTCTGGTGCTGGATTCGTCGGCGGTGGCGCTGGCGGGCATCCCTGCCGAATTCACCAACGTGGATTATCAGCACTTGCCGCAGTTCGGCTACTGGGGCATTCGCGCCAAGCTCGCCTACGGTGTCGAGCAGTTGCAGACGCCTTACATGGTGTTCGCCGCCGACGATGATTTCCTTGTGCATGACGCCCTGCATGAAGCCGTGGCGTTCATGGAAGCCAACCCCGATTACAGCCTGTGCCATGGCTACAGCATGATGTATCTGGCGTTGGCCAACAGCGTCAATTACTACCGCCGCGACAAGAAAGTCTGCGAGGACTACTCGGCCGATCAGGCCGAGGATCGCCTGCTCGATTACATGCATCAGTACTTGCCGCC of the Pseudomonas sp. Seg1 genome contains:
- a CDS encoding acetyltransferase, with the translated sequence MKMYLLGAANPEAVRMLHAVKRSTPNIEFAFLDNDPRKHGTLFHGVPVLGGSELVGELNGEDVRFVNLITGSTRLRYETTCQLVDAGARLGQFVHPGIDLSMIRMGQGSYLQEGVLMQAEVTLGDNTSISAGSVVGHEGQIGHSVFMAPGVCIAGCVEIGDGTFIGTNATILPRLRIGRWVTIGAGAVVTRDVPDFSVVVGNPARIIKTNAVPYPDARVFR
- a CDS encoding cephalosporin hydroxylase family protein, yielding MNPHEQFREEVKANIEGLQQDKALQTESLDWVGTTARHKYTYNFSWMGRPIIQFPQDMVAMQEIIWNLRPDVIVETGIAHGGSLVFYASILELIGHGEVLGIDIDIREHNREAIEAHPMFKRISMIQGSSIDTAIVDQVRERVQGKKVLVVLDSNHTHEHVLEELRLYAPLVSVGSYCVVMDTVVEDMPADAFPDRPWGKGDNPKTAVWAYLEENRDFEIDQSIHSKLLITVAPDGYLRRVR
- a CDS encoding DegT/DnrJ/EryC1/StrS family aminotransferase yields the protein MSRIHYTKPSVGELEAQYALDAVQNGWGARCYEYLTRFEHGFAEHLGATYAIATSSCTGALHMGMAALGVGAGDEVILANTNWIASAAPITYLGATPVFVDVLADSWCLDPQRVRSAITPRTKAILAVHLYGNLCDMDALLAIGREFGIPVIEDAAEAIGSQWRGKAAGSQGAFGAFSFHGTKTMTTGEGGMFVTSDKALYERVLTLSNHGRVAGCTKQFWPEFVGFKYKMSNLQAAVGCAQVERIDELIERKRAIFANYARALEGVPGVSLNPEPAHGRNGYWMPTVVFDADTGIHREQMIAAFQAADIDARVFFWPLSSLPMFSEYVVDTPLAFALPERAFNLPSYHDMTDADQQRVVQVVLDLLARRHAL